In the Colletotrichum lupini chromosome 4, complete sequence genome, CGTCGAGCTGGCGCGTAGCTTTCGTGCCCGTGCCTAGCATGTAGACTGCGCCGCCGACGGCGCAAGCGCGGCAACCGACTTGCGCGATCTCAGAGAGACCGCCCCATTTGGGGTACACAGCAGCGAAGCCTGGCCCGAAGGCGCCCATGGAGGAGAGGTGCCTGTGGATAGCGGCCAAGCCGTCCTTGGTTGTGACCTTGCCGTCCAGACTCAAGGTAAGCGTGACGACGTAGGTCTGCAGAGCAGTGTCCAGCTTGAAGTCCGACGACAGGAACTCCGACAGAGGCTTGTCGGCATGTGGAGCCCATATGCCCTTGTTGTCTTCCGAGTTGTAGTCGAAGACGAACTTGAGGAACTTCATCAGCGACCGCTTCGCCCTTCCGGGGATAGCAGTTGTGGAGAAGACGGCTTCGCGGGTTGAGGGGATCGGCACAAGGCTCGGTTTTCCGGCTTCGATCCCGCTACCGGTAGCTGGTGGGGTGTAGATGAAGAAGGACCCAACGGCGAGAAACTCGATCTGTCGGAACGCGCGCGACGATACGAGTTGCTTCACCAGCTCTGAGCGGGTGTGTATGATCTGCGGCGCGAGAGCGAGAGAGTAGGCTCTCGGGAAAGAGAGTGAAGGTCCGGAACCCGTTGCTACCTCGGGCTTGCTCACCGTCACTGACGAGAAGACGCGCGGTGATCCGGCGACATCGTCGGCGGGAGCAGCGTTCGCAGTCGCCCACTCTTCAATCTCTTGCAAACTGAAGGCGGCTTCGGGGCCGCCATAGTACTCGTTGGGATCGAGGTGCAGAATTTGCTTTCCTGACCGCGAGAGGGCTCTTCACGACCAGACGAGACTGCGTCAGTCAGATCGAGGCTTTTTCAAAAAACAACGATGCCgaaagacgacgacgagttgggctgggaaaagaaaaagagaggCCAGGAAGAGAGCTTACAAGGCTAGCAGCGACTGCTGCAGGCCAGTGCCGTGGAGTATGACATCCCACGTCTGCTCGGCCAGCGATTCCATGGTGTTGGAAAGTGTGAGGTCGAAAGAAGTGCAAGGAGGGAACATTTGCGTGGAAGTCGAGAGCTGAGGTTGGAACCAGGAAGATTGACGACGGGGCTCCATGGTGGGGAACTCTGGAAAACGGAGGCTGAAGTGTGTGAAAGCCACAGTGAGCACTGTATCTCGGCACTGTAGCAGGCTCGCCTAAATTTTCATCGCGAGGAAAGCGCGACTTTCTCTGGTTTCTTCCTTCCTTCATCATCCGCTCGGTAACCAAGCCGCGAGTCAACATTCAGTAGATTCGCGGCTCATGAGGGCCTTTCATTAGGCTTCCTCGGCGCCGGGCGGTAGAAGGAATTTCCCTAGTATCTACTGCCTTGGAATAAAGTCTGAAAAGGTGGCTCGAATTGTGGAATACATATCTTCACCGCGGCACGCTCATTGTGCGTTCCGTGTTTCGCAGACTTTGGCTCGATCCTTGTGGGAGATGACGAAGCTCTGTTTTCTTTGCTAAGTTGATTCTATGAACCGAAACAAGTAAACCAGACTACTGTCAATCCCTAATGATTGTTTTCTGTCTGCTAGTGAAAACCCGTTTTGACCTATTCTGATGCCTCGTAACAATTCCTGGCGCACTCTGCGACACCTTATTCAGGTACCGACGACTCTGTAAAATCAAGCAGACCTATACCCCCAAATTGTAATGCCCTTGTGGTATCATAATCATGTCTCGTTATCGTGTTGTCGGTGAACCCTTTAGTTGTCGGAAGAGTCCTCGCTGGTGTCGACATCAGGGACCAAGGCGACATGCTTGGCCTTGACGCAACCCTTGCTGGCGCCACGCTGGCTGTTGCAGCAGTCGACGATGCACATGGCCTCCTTGTTGGAAGTGAACTCCTCGCCGGCCTTGTCAAGATCCGCGAACCAGACCTCGTGTTCATTCTCGCACTCGAGAAGCCACTTGCCTGTTGCGTCGAACGCAGTTCGTAAGCATACTTTCACTCCACATTGAACAGGGAACGTCTCGGATGGATCGCAACTTACCATAGTGAGACAGGCAAGACTCGTTGGTGTTCTCTTTCTCGACGAAGGGCAGCTCGCACAGCTCGCACATCTTGATGTTGCGCTTCACAGTCTTGGGGAGCGGCTGGGCCCAGCTCTTGTTGGACAAGGAGGCGCGGGTAGACAGGCGACgcttggcggcggcggcggcctccGACTGCTTCTTGTCGTCGAGGTAGTCGAGAACGCTCTTGACGTGGTAGTGGGTGTCGGTGAAGCTGCAGACAGCCTTGAGGATCTGGACGAGTTCCTCCTTCGAGGCCTCCTGGATTCGAGAATGAAGATTGGCCATTGCTGGATGATGATGCTTGGTGTGTCTGAAGCAAAATTTCCAGAAAGTGGTGATGATAATTTCCCCCCCTCAAGTGATGCTGATTTTTTAAGGTGATGTGAAGAGAGAGGCTTAGCAGCTTCAGAAGATCGTGTCAGAGAAAAGATAATGGAAGTTGAGGGGCTCAAGTAGGTATGCGCTTTCATCTTCACCCGGACCGCACCAAAGGCGGCTGGTGGGTGAAAGGCGGCTGGGTCATCAAAGCTCACgataggggggggggggatcgGTTGCAGTTTTTGGCCGGGTAGAGCACAACCTGAGGATACATAAGAGGAAACGGCTTCCTTTGCCCAAACGTCTTGGATTTTCATGTCTTCCTTTTGGTGGGTATCATTATCTTCATGCCATGGCCTTGTAAAACTGCTCCCATCTCCGCTCTGCAACACCTACAAACTCCCGTATGAGCTGCGGCTGCAGTACGGTTCCTCCATGCTTTGATATCGCCAATACCTTCGTCTCTCCCTCGCTTCGGTCCACCACTGCAGTTACCTCTTCATCACATAGACTCTCCTCCAACCTGTCCGGGTCGACCAGAGTCCAGAACTTGCCGGCAGCAGGCCGATCCGTCGTCTCTTTGCCTGTGAAGACGCCAGCTGTGCAGGCGATAGGGAAGCCGTGCAACGTCAGGGGCTTGGGGCTCTCTCGGGAGCAGACGACCATCTCGCGGTCTGCGTCCCATCGTGCGATGGGTATCGTTGTGTCGCGAAGGGCGGCCAGGATAGCAGCCCAGGCAATGTCGAAGGGGTTGCCATCGAACGAGATGAAGAAGATGTCGATGTACAAAACCCAGTATGCCATGACAACCCTTTCACCCTCAGATTTctcttcgtcctcgtcctcatCCATCTTGTCGTCTCCATCATCGCCCTCCATCTCGGCCTTCTCGGCAGGGCGGGTGTACCATATTCTCAGGTCCTCCGGGTCAACGAGGTTGGAGGAATGCAGCAGTGAATAAACTCTCGTGCTCAGGGTCTGTGCCAGTGTTGTGGGAGGTACGCCGGGGAGGAACTGCGGTGCGCAGCCGGTGGCGAGCTCGATGTTGGGCACGAGCAAGTCGTAGTCCTTCAGCTCCGAGCTGGGCTTGCCGTTTTCATCGTCGAGATTCGCAGCGGTGCGGAAGTTGGGGATGTCGGAGGCGAGAAGTGTTTCGGCGCGAACACCGCAGATGACAGTTGTATCACCCGTCCGCACAACGGCGCTTCCATTGGCATGGGTCAAGCTGGAAGTGTTGACATTGGGAATTCGGGCTTCGTTGGGTGCGCGGCCGTTGCTTCTGGCAGCGTTGGCGGGCGCGGGAGGCTGGAGGTTTGCGAGGAGGAAGGGGTGAGGGGAGAGCTTGGCGAATGTATCGCGAGGAAGGCCCTTAGAGGTAGCCATTGTCGTAATATCTTTCGGAACAACGGGAAAGCAGAGAATCCTCTCAATTGAAGCGCAAACGATCTGGAGGATGGCCTCGGACTTGTCTGAGGTGGGATGAAGTGAGAGCTGGAAATTTTGAGTGGAGTCGGAGGTCGGCGTCAGTGGCTCCGGTGGGGTTCAACTAAGGTACCTAGGCATGTACCTAGGTAGCGCTGCCAGCGTCCAGTTCCAGGCCCTGCCCGGGCTGCAGTGAACGGATGGTCCCTTCCTGCAGCTGCATCATCCCACATCCCTCACCCCACTATACTTTTCCTTGCAGTGTTGACGACTTCAGGACATGAAATCGATCGATTGATTGCGTTCAACCATCACAGCGGCATGTTCTGGAAACTCGTTTGTACAATGGTAATATGCTTCTATTATATACTGATTTTCATAGTCATACGCATCGTTGTCCTTGCCATGCGACTCCCAGGCAAGACCCTCCTCCGCCGACATGTCACCGATCACAGCAAAGCCAGAGCGCTTCCAGCAGTGACATTGACACCGAGACTCAGGTTGCCCAATACTGAGCTGCTCAGCCAGTTGCCAACATAACCGTTCACATCCTCGGGCTTCTCCCACATGACCCAATGCGTACCATTCACCTCGCCTCTTGACAAGCTGTCGAAGTACGTCTCCATACCGGTCGACAAGATGGGAGGCAGCGCCGAGTCGAGCGAACCGCCGATGTACAGCGCAGGCTGCGAGTACTTGGCCGTGTACGCCGTAGCGTTGCTAGGGATGAGCGCAAGCTCGTCCTGCCAGTTGAGCTCGCCGGTACGGTACCAGTTGAGCGTCCTGTTAAAGGGATCACCACCGGCGTAGTTCTCCACGTAGTAGTCGAGCTCCTCCTCGCTCAACAGCGGCGTGTCCGTCGTTACGCCGTCGAGAAGGTCAAAGTCGAACCCGGCGCCGCTGGAGTTGAAGGCTGATGCACCGCTGGGCAGCTTGACGCCGTAGATTGTGTTGAGGATCTGGCGGACGCGGGTGGCGTTTTGGACGTCGCCGAGGCCAATGTAGTCCTGGACGGCGTCGGTGCGGAACTGCAGCTGGTAGTGTAGCGTGGGTAGTGCGGTGGCCTGGTCGACGTAGGCGAGACGGGGCGGTGCAAAGGGGGTGCTGATGACGAAGAAGGCCGAGATCAGCTCCGGGTGCCAGAGGGCTGCGCGGTAGACGACCGCTCCGCCCCAGTCGTGGCCGCCCAGGATGATGCGCGAGAGGCCGAGGTGGCTGGCGAGAGCAGCAATGTCATCTGAGGCGCGCTTGAATGTGCTGGTTGGGTCGGTCAGTCTTCGCCAAGCTTTCCTCGTTGAGGTGAGGTACTGGGTGTAAGAGACTTACTAGTAGTTGACGTCGGCGGGAGCATCAGTGCCTCCGTAACCCATCATGTCAGGAGCAATGACCCGGAGGCCCTTGGACAGGAGGTAAGGAATCTGGTTGCGCCATCCCAGGGACATATCGGGCCACCCGTGGATGAGGAAGATTGTCCCTACCACCTTGCCCGCAGGCTCGGCGTGGATGTAGTTGTACTCGACGCCATTGATAGTGGCAGTCTGGAACTCGAACCCAAACTTGGTGACAGCGCTCATCTTGACTCCAGAATCAGCAAAAAGAACGAATGTCGAAAACGAATGTGAATGCTCTCAGCGATGGCACTGAAGAGACGAAATGGAAACCAAAAAAACCAGCGAGGAGCCCCCGCCGACTATGTAGTTCTTCATTCTCTCGTCCCGAGCCTCGGCTTGCGGCAGTGTAACGGTCAATCCGCGGTGGAGACCCCATGTAAGTCTCCTCCGGGTCCTACCCAATTTGAACGGCGAACCCCCTTTTTTCCTCCTCTTTTGGCATCTTGGCGATTTTCGCAGTGGAGAGGGCGTAGGCAAACAATGCTATATATGGCGTGATATCCGGTGACCCCGGTGTGATATAATTTTTTGTTGGTATGACTGACTCTTACCCAATGGGCCAGAATACTGAGGATGGGGGAGGGCAGAGAAAAAATCAAGTTGTTGTGCGGAACCAGCGACGTCAGAGTTCGTAGCGACCGTGGATGTTTAGCCAAGCCTGATTTATAGCGTAAAGCGTTATTTTTCACAGGTTTTAGTTGGCTTGGGGATGCATTTTAAGCAATTTAAGGCGGGCTGGGATCCCTTGCGATCCCTGTGATGAGTAACTACTAATAGAATACGATTATCTAGTGCCAAATCGGTGCCAAAATTAGCATGggtacggcagactgcaagaggcactctgctaaaacactttttttatatattaaagtagaaattgtattttataattactttattatttaagatagGGTTtagattagtataataacttataaataggggttatagagatttatagcttaagaaatactttaatttcgtaatatattaaactatataataatatataaaatcgcacaATATCGtaccctaatataaaaaaatttcTTCTctctataactttattataaaattaattactattttttacttttttataaataaaaattactttttatttaaattattaaactaataacttatttataaatattataatataaatttataataatttctaatttttatataagatattaataaattaattaactttataatacttctttataaagctattttaaaatagctaattaataataatacttatataagctctaccctttttatataataagaatatataaatatataagcctcgatattaataaaatttctttttataagcttaaaaaaacgggaacgaagtatttaataaataaaaaaggagctaaagtaattactaataattaatatttctattatattatataatatatccttttttaagaacgaaCTTAATGGTTTCTAAAtaacgacttatattaatatttaagttattaagaagtttattaaaattttttagtttaatcgctttttaatatttattttatattaaaatataatacgatttgttattttatattttataataaactaatgaattcttttaataacataaatagtatttttaattaatataaagaatttttataatattttaaaatattataaaatagtatataaagctataagtttaaagagattcttttttaaaactataattttatataaaaaaaataattactaactttttgttattttttaaactaaaattaagttactaattattaaaccttagctaataaagaagggaaaaagtcgtataaagctaattataactaaaactttaagtaaaacgacgtataaaaatattttaaaaatacggcttttaataagtattaatattaaactaataataaagattaaaaaggaattattagttaagtaaaaaaaggaaattattaagaaagaggtaaaggctaagaaaaaggttaaaaatgataaaaagaataaaaaaaacaagattataatagtttaataagaaaataaagtttacgatagtaaataacttagtatattataaagataaaaacgagtatttttattaataaatagtttagagtaaattataattatatttataattccttttcgtccttagtattacttataattacgaaactatttaatattttaaaattaattctaaagttttttaatctctacttaacttatataatactgctttatagtttattaaataaaataacttttaattagagcttattacgtatatattactttaaataaatatagaaatattaatatactttaaaataaggataattagccttactaaacttcgtatttttagctaatatagttaaaaagcccttaataattaaaatataaatttataaagtaatttaaaaaaaatatacgtctaaattattattattttaaatagtatttaataattattaaacttagttttaattaattagctatataaagtcttatatagttcgtaacgtaggttaataatatagttattataactaattagaaataacgtaaaagtaacctttttaataacgaatttaataagagttctaaatttatataaagttaataaaattagaacgaattagtaatatatacgtaaatagaaatataatttaattagagagtatatttatataaaatagcccttagaacttaagtagttaaaagtatttttataaacgtaaatatacttatatatactaagatatatattatttacttattaatatactaatctattttaataaaaacgattttactaactcttaattttaatattataaatacttttactaaagatttagtaattacggaatataattagactttttattattaaatagtattataaaaagtaataataaatactaaatataagaacggcTTTTTTTCCTTAGtctaaacgaactcgtaatagtataaatccccgttattaaataataataagatattatataaatatattttaggatatataaatagaaacccctatataaaactatatgataaactataaataagtattaatattagtatagattttaaatttaaataataaaagcttattatacgtatttaaagactaaatataatttaatctAAGAGTCGtaaaccttttataacggtactttattttatgtaactaattttaaacttattacaaaaaggttttataatatataaaataaagtttattttaactaataatataagcttattagcgagcttatatataaaaatactctttattataccctttagtataataagtaacttttagtatattaaaaaagaactcttttaattattattatataattacgagctattttaatatttattattattaaagctaattttattaacgaagtattaataatcctgtagttataattataaatcctttagactagagttaaaaaaggatatttttattatttaagtattattaaaagaataattcttaaatacgaatcaatagatccttagaaaacaccgtacgctcttcttattataagtcctatttcgtaagttaacgtttaaaagttcgctttataattctagtattaaaaactataaagatatatataataattatattataaatctaattactctttaactttataataattattatttaatatagtaaaaaattaatacgtaatcgtactattctaagaaagtagtaatatataaaataaaaaactaaaaaagaaattttaaataaggggtaaatgtttatatataattataccaatatataggggtatccttttatttataaggttttataagtatatatattaaaatataggcgtttataaggatttataatattaaaaaggataaaaaagtatataataataatatataataaataaaagttctataattttattaaaaacgttaaactttaggaggagcttttatatagttaattataaccttttataggctaaactaagtatatatactctagtttatagttagtaagtaccctataactttataagggccttattacttaggtattaagcctaactatactatatcttaatatatacttatataaactcctatattatactatataaaaatatcgaattaattacttcttatttaaagtttatataaattagtaacgctctttataattttatatattattatatatactctttttattatttttaacttatttagctacttatttaaaggcttttattattatatagaagtatataataaaaatagtacttaaaaacttaaatagagcgctaatacggactttattataacccttatagttataactatacttaacgaccttaataagtatattacgaactaatacgaattattaataaactataaataaatataaagtagtatagggtgatatataagtaataacgagAGGCGTAGTAAGcatatactcgtatataataaatatataattataattaaaatagcccttatttataaaagtaatataattaataaaaatacttttactagctttataataagtgcACGACTTAGTACTAgtcttagtattactatatacggttatttaaatagtattaataacctaagtacgaattataataatatctaggggtatataacggctattcttagtaattttaaaattaagtttaATCTAACGCTAggactaggttatataggttagtataataatattaaatagtatagggtaatatatactaacctatataatactaaggttatggatttagtaaaaagtttttaaaaaagaaaataaaaagcttataaataatataagaatttatataataaggaagttattatatagaagtatatatattaataaggaggtaagaggttattttataaaatataaggttattaaggtactacgtaagttagtatataaagactattaggagctatatacccttaatataggccggaacgctatattaagcgcttattataagtattatatagtatatgcaattattaaaaaagagagtatcttatacgaaattattaatatatatacgtaaatagttaatactaaagaaaaaagtaagtaaaaagaattaaattataaataagtatatatacgtaa is a window encoding:
- a CDS encoding rab protein geranylgeranyltransferase component A produces the protein MFPPCTSFDLTLSNTMESLAEQTWDVILHGTGLQQSLLALALSRSGKQILHLDPNEYYGGPEAAFSLQEIEEWATANAAPADDVAGSPRVFSSVTVSKPEVATGSGPSLSFPRAYSLALAPQIIHTRSELVKQLVSSRAFRQIEFLAVGSFFIYTPPATGSGIEAGKPSLVPIPSTREAVFSTTAIPGRAKRSLMKFLKFVFDYNSEDNKGIWAPHADKPLSEFLSSDFKLDTALQTYVVTLTLSLDGKVTTKDGLAAIHRHLSSMGAFGPGFAAVYPKWGGLSEIAQVGCRACAVGGAVYMLGTGTKATRQLDEAQEDCARFEVDLTSDVTVKSRTFVRGAEGIASGGQRVSRLTAVVNSPLSSLFEAVGEGSPTPAVAVIAFPANSIADVASAFPIYVFAHSSETGECPSGQSVLYFVTPMTPTSAEALEKALASLLSALGDGEHKPQAIYKVAYQQAHAAASNSADASEVLPSLPLDLAFSDTALEPIKDVWTKVMGPAAEDPDIVYMKFEDREGVGDEEDVYE
- a CDS encoding exosome complex exonuclease RRP43: MSAVTKFGFEFQTATINGVEYNYIHAEPAGKVVGTIFLIHGWPDMSLGWRNQIPYLLSKGLRVIAPDMMGYGGTDAPADVNYYTFKRASDDIAALASHLGLSRIILGGHDWGGAVVYRAALWHPELISAFFVISTPFAPPRLAYVDQATALPTLHYQLQFRTDAVQDYIGLGDVQNATRVRQILNTIYGVKLPSGASAFNSSGAGFDFDLLDGVTTDTPLLSEEELDYYVENYAGGDPFNRTLNWYRTGELNWQDELALIPSNATAYTAKYSQPALYIGGSLDSALPPILSTGMETYFDSLSRGEVNGTHWVMWEKPEDVNGYVGNWLSSSRSGFAVIGDMSAEEGLAWESHGKDNDAYDYENQYIIEAYYHCTNEFPEHAALSLHPTSDKSEAILQIVCASIERILCFPVVPKDITTMATSKGLPRDTFAKLSPHPFLLANLQPPAPANAARSNGRAPNEARIPNVNTSSLTHANGSAVVRTGDTTVICGVRAETLLASDIPNFRTAANLDDENGKPSSELKDYDLLVPNIELATGCAPQFLPGVPPTTLAQTLSTRVYSLLHSSNLVDPEDLRIWYTRPAEKAEMEGDDGDDKMDEDEDEEKSEGERVVMAYWVLYIDIFFISFDGNPFDIAWAAILAALRDTTIPIARWDADREMVVCSRESPKPLTLHGFPIACTAGVFTGKETTDRPAAGKFWTLVDPDRLEESLCDEEVTAVVDRSEGETKVLAISKHGGTVLQPQLIREFVGVAERRWEQFYKAMA